The Proteiniborus ethanoligenes DNA window TTCAAAGCTTCATCGTAACAGCTATTGAGTATTTTCTTAACTTCTCTATCAATCTTAGCAAAGGCGTATTGCATATACTGTTCTTTTATAGATATATTCCCTAGAGAGCTCATTCCATAGCTACAAACCATTTCCTGGGCAATTTCTGTTGCTTTTGTGAGATCATCCTTTGCGCCTGTAGTTATTTCACCGAAAACAACGTATTCAGCAGCCCTTCCCGCAAGTAGGACCTTTATCTTACTATAAAGCTCATCTTTAGTTAGTAGATATCTATCTTCATCAGGCACTCTAAGAACGTAGCCTAATGCTTGACCTCTAGGTACAATTGATACTTTTTGAATCATATCGACATTTAATATTTTACCCACTAATGCATGGCCTGCTTCGTGGCTGGCTACTATAACTCTCTCTTTTTCTAACACAGAAGGATTCTTTACCTCTAATCCTGCTACTACCCTTTCGATAGCAGAATTGAAATCATTTATATCTATTACTTTCTTTTTATTCCTTACGGCTATTATGGCTGCTTCGTTTGCAATATTAGCTAGCTGTGCACCTGAAAAACCATGTGTCTTTCTAGCTAAGTCCTCTATGTCTATACTTGCATCTAATGGTTTATCTTTAGTATGAACGCCAAATATTTCTTTTCTAGCCTTTACATTAGGATTACCTACATATATGTGTCTATCAAATCTACCAGGTCTTAAAAGAGCTTCGTCTAATAAATCTAGACGGTTAGTAGCACCTATAACTATTACTGTTTGCGATCTATAGAATCCATCCATTTCAACAAGAAGCTGATTTAAAGTTTGATCCTTTTCATTATTACTATCTGAATTTCTTTTAGAGCCAATAGCATCGATTTCATCTATAAATACAATACTAGGGGCATCCTTTTTAGCCTTTTCAAACAGAGTACGAACTCTTTTTGCTCCTACTCCAACATATTTTTCAACAAATTCAGAGCCGCTTGCATATAAGAAGGTAGAGTTTGTTTCTCCAGCTACTGCTTTTGCTAGCAGAGTTTTGCCCGTACCTGGAGGACCATAAAATAATACTCCTCTAGGAATTTTAGCTCCCATTTTATTGTATTTTTCTGAATTGTTAATGAAGTCTATGATTTCCTTAAGCTCTTCTTTGACTTCATCTAATCCTGCAACATCCTTAAAGGACACACTAGGTTTATTATTTTCACTAGACATATCATCAGTTTTCTTTTTTTCACTACTAAAAGAAGCAGGTACTAGTGACGGCTTAGAATCTAACCTTAAATAATATATCAATACTATTAGGGTTATAGTCCATACAAACAGCCTATCTCCACTGGAAACATTATTTAAACTCATACCTGAAAAACACTTGTCATATACTAAAAAACTAGAAAAAGCGAAGCAAACTATCATTATTAAAAATGTTATTTTCTTCTTCAATATATTCATCACCTGCTTTAACCTAAAAGTTTTTATGTTTATTATTATTTTATCCAATGTTTATGTTAATATTAGATATAGAAGGCTATAAAAAAAAGAAAATTAATGAAAATAGAAATAAATTTGTCATTAGCTTTTATATAAAAATTATAAGGAGGAAATTCCATGAACATTAACCAATTAGTAGAAAAATATAAAAATGACATAATAAAACATACTCAAGAGCTTATAAGGATTAAAAGCACAGAGAAACAAGGTATGCCAGGTAAACCCTTTGGGGAAGAAGTAAACCAGGCTTTAGAGTATGTATTAAAGCTCTCAGAAGATATGGGATTTCAAACATTAAATCTTGATGGATATGCAGGACATGCAGAAATAGGTCAAGGAGACGAAACTTTAGGAATTCTAGTTCATTTAGATGTGGTACCAGAGGGAGATGGCTGGACCTATCCACCATACGGAGGAGAAATACATAATGATAGAATATATGGTAGAGGAGCCTCTGATGATAAAGGACCAACAATAGCTGCCTTGTTTGCTATGAAGGCTGTTAAGGAATTAGGAGTAGAGCTTGGCAAAAAGATAAGGATAATATTTGGTACTAATGAGGAGACTAATTGGGACTGTATGAAGCATTATTTTAGGAAGATGAAAGCTCCTGATATGGCATTTACTCCAGACAGTGATTTTCCAGTAATATTTGCCGAAAAAGGAATACTAGTCCTTAATCTAGTAAAGAAACTTGAAAACAAATCCAGTGGAGGCATAGAGGTTTTAGAGATTAAGGGTGGAAATAGAC harbors:
- the ftsH gene encoding ATP-dependent zinc metalloprotease FtsH, whose product is MKKKITFLIMIVCFAFSSFLVYDKCFSGMSLNNVSSGDRLFVWTITLIVLIYYLRLDSKPSLVPASFSSEKKKTDDMSSENNKPSVSFKDVAGLDEVKEELKEIIDFINNSEKYNKMGAKIPRGVLFYGPPGTGKTLLAKAVAGETNSTFLYASGSEFVEKYVGVGAKRVRTLFEKAKKDAPSIVFIDEIDAIGSKRNSDSNNEKDQTLNQLLVEMDGFYRSQTVIVIGATNRLDLLDEALLRPGRFDRHIYVGNPNVKARKEIFGVHTKDKPLDASIDIEDLARKTHGFSGAQLANIANEAAIIAVRNKKKVIDINDFNSAIERVVAGLEVKNPSVLEKERVIVASHEAGHALVGKILNVDMIQKVSIVPRGQALGYVLRVPDEDRYLLTKDELYSKIKVLLAGRAAEYVVFGEITTGAKDDLTKATEIAQEMVCSYGMSSLGNISIKEQYMQYAFAKIDREVKKILNSCYDEALKIVQDNKSMLTIISQYLLDNENMTGDELDYIFEQNNPSHVLAT